The following coding sequences lie in one Clostridia bacterium genomic window:
- the addA gene encoding helicase-exonuclease AddAB subunit AddA, with the protein MGEIKFNENQMKAIEHKDSSLMVSAAAGSGKTKVLVERIIRKIVKENVDIDKLLIVTFTNAAASGMRQKIKSAIRDCLKKDKDNSNLKRQLLLVDRANISTVHSFCLDLIKKYSHLLSEDVPSKFSLINETEKQLMINQILSEMISEYYENSDEEFIMLSETYGAINNDSKLIDLIVIVYNFLISIPDYKEWVKKSLYKISGDDDFYNSIYAKSLNKFINNTFLSCIEKYSFIISLVKDNPDMQVYYDFFKEESLYFKRVLECDDLKETLELVNNIEFKRLPTVKNSIYLELIKQVRDKVKKHIIKINETYSQKIIEINLKNTKDYDIISKLFKVVLLFDEKFKQEKYQSGYLDFNDLEHLTIELLCDNGCLRDEFIPLRDSFNEILVDEYQDTNDVQEKIFTLLKKDNNLFMVGDIKQSIYRFRNANPNLFLTRIKEYRDNNSGEVVNLNLNYRCHPNVVDTVNMIFSFLMSKDISGIDYDKEEKLICGGDFSKNSSHHFSTEIKLAISERLGEEEGFKREAAVIASTIKKMVSDKDFLIDNKRVSYKDITILTRSFNEKTLALLKELSAYGIPVSYEDKTQFFNTVEIKSFVSLLKIIDNPYDDISYIGALRNIFLYTDDELLKLRVIDKKASFYELLKASENEKDKNTHSYIESLRDYSKRYDLKSLIKKIYDDTFYVEMQTRYPNGSKRKENLERLIDIARDYEDDEYKGIYSFVTYIDRIISQNTKILNPKISDNQDTVKVMSIHSSKGLEFNVVILQGIDKKFNRMDFNLDIILSSSLGVGYSSVNNEIGYKYPSIYKNIITEEEKSELLLEESRILYVALTRAKYKLILTGCVKKSSKEEWYTSYLNTGLVNKDSISYIDFKGLGSYLDMILPPLLKHKNNEVDSDICDDELFNIASGKIKIYVYDDIPDIKGVDKGEIKLIKEELSNEQKEEFTDKYEYKYLNEFLNIPEKISVTEARKIMAKEEDVFEAGMTDEIYVPDFRGENKITAKERGILIHYIFENINLNLLKNSDNKMKVILDFIEDNEYIKDKLTHSDLKKIQGFFDSYIGIKMLRAKEVHREKEFLLREDIKEIYKDQNNDFKGRKMIIQGIIDCYFEDTKGDIYLIDYKYTLGGIEKIKEEYAFQLKMYKLALSKSLGIDISQIKSYVWDVNNMREIKM; encoded by the coding sequence ATGGGCGAAATTAAGTTTAACGAAAATCAGATGAAGGCAATAGAACACAAAGATTCTTCTTTAATGGTTTCTGCAGCAGCAGGGTCTGGCAAAACAAAAGTATTGGTTGAAAGAATTATAAGAAAAATCGTAAAAGAGAATGTCGATATTGATAAACTTTTAATTGTAACCTTTACTAATGCTGCAGCATCAGGAATGAGGCAGAAGATTAAAAGTGCAATTCGTGATTGCCTAAAAAAAGACAAGGACAATTCCAACTTAAAAAGACAGTTACTGTTGGTTGATAGAGCAAATATATCAACCGTTCATTCGTTCTGCCTTGATTTAATAAAAAAATATTCCCATCTTTTATCCGAAGATGTACCAAGTAAGTTTTCTCTTATAAACGAAACTGAAAAACAGTTAATGATAAATCAGATTTTATCCGAAATGATTTCAGAATATTATGAAAATTCTGACGAAGAGTTTATTATGCTTTCAGAAACCTACGGTGCAATAAATAATGACTCTAAACTTATCGATTTAATAGTAATAGTATATAACTTTTTAATAAGCATCCCTGATTACAAAGAATGGGTTAAAAAAAGCCTTTATAAAATTTCAGGGGACGATGATTTTTATAATTCTATATATGCAAAAAGTTTAAATAAATTTATAAATAATACTTTTTTATCCTGTATAGAAAAATATTCTTTTATTATATCGCTTGTAAAAGATAACCCCGATATGCAGGTTTATTATGACTTTTTTAAGGAAGAGAGCCTATATTTTAAAAGGGTCCTTGAATGTGATGATTTAAAAGAAACCTTAGAACTTGTAAATAATATAGAGTTTAAAAGGCTTCCGACAGTTAAAAATTCTATCTACTTAGAACTTATAAAACAGGTAAGAGATAAGGTTAAAAAGCATATTATTAAAATAAATGAAACATATTCTCAAAAAATTATAGAAATAAATTTGAAAAATACAAAAGATTATGATATAATAAGTAAGTTGTTTAAAGTTGTTCTTTTGTTTGACGAAAAATTCAAACAGGAAAAGTACCAGTCAGGCTATCTTGATTTTAATGACTTGGAGCATTTAACAATAGAACTTCTTTGCGACAATGGATGTTTAAGAGACGAGTTTATTCCTTTAAGGGATAGTTTTAATGAGATTTTAGTTGACGAATATCAGGATACCAATGATGTTCAGGAAAAAATTTTTACTCTGCTTAAAAAAGATAATAATCTTTTTATGGTAGGGGATATTAAACAAAGCATTTACAGGTTCAGAAATGCTAACCCAAATCTGTTTTTAACAAGAATAAAGGAATACAGAGATAACAATTCAGGTGAAGTTGTAAACCTTAACTTAAATTATCGATGCCATCCTAATGTTGTCGATACTGTTAATATGATTTTCTCATTTTTAATGAGTAAGGATATTTCAGGCATTGACTATGACAAGGAAGAAAAACTTATCTGCGGCGGCGATTTTTCAAAAAATTCTTCACATCATTTTTCAACCGAGATAAAACTTGCTATAAGTGAGCGTCTGGGCGAGGAAGAAGGATTTAAGAGGGAAGCGGCAGTTATTGCATCAACTATTAAAAAGATGGTTTCTGATAAAGACTTTTTAATAGACAACAAAAGAGTATCCTATAAAGATATAACAATTCTTACAAGAAGTTTTAACGAAAAAACTTTGGCCCTTTTAAAAGAACTGTCGGCTTATGGTATACCTGTGTCATACGAGGATAAAACCCAGTTCTTTAATACGGTTGAAATAAAAAGTTTTGTATCACTTCTTAAGATAATTGATAATCCGTATGACGATATTTCATATATCGGCGCATTAAGAAACATCTTTTTATATACAGATGATGAACTTTTAAAACTTCGTGTGATAGATAAAAAGGCTTCGTTCTACGAATTATTAAAAGCATCAGAAAACGAAAAGGATAAAAATACCCACTCATATATCGAAAGTTTAAGAGATTATTCAAAAAGATATGATTTAAAGAGTTTGATAAAAAAGATATATGATGATACATTTTATGTGGAAATGCAGACAAGATATCCAAATGGAAGTAAGCGTAAAGAAAATCTTGAAAGGCTTATTGACATAGCGAGGGATTATGAAGATGATGAATATAAGGGTATCTATTCGTTTGTTACATATATTGACAGGATAATATCGCAGAACACTAAAATTTTAAACCCTAAAATAAGCGATAATCAGGACACAGTAAAGGTAATGTCTATTCACAGTTCCAAAGGGCTGGAGTTTAATGTTGTAATTCTACAGGGAATTGATAAAAAGTTTAACCGTATGGACTTTAATTTAGATATTATACTAAGTTCATCCTTAGGGGTAGGTTACAGTTCGGTTAATAATGAAATAGGCTATAAATATCCGTCTATATATAAAAATATTATAACCGAAGAAGAAAAAAGCGAACTGCTATTAGAAGAATCAAGAATTTTATATGTTGCACTTACCCGTGCAAAATATAAACTTATTTTAACAGGTTGCGTTAAGAAAAGTTCAAAAGAAGAATGGTATACAAGTTATTTAAATACAGGGCTTGTAAATAAAGACAGTATATCCTATATCGACTTTAAGGGTTTAGGAAGTTATCTTGATATGATATTACCGCCTCTTTTAAAACATAAAAATAATGAGGTTGACAGTGATATTTGCGACGATGAACTCTTTAATATAGCCTCAGGCAAAATTAAAATTTATGTCTATGATGACATTCCTGATATAAAAGGCGTAGATAAGGGAGAAATAAAACTTATAAAAGAAGAGTTATCAAATGAGCAAAAAGAAGAGTTTACAGATAAATATGAGTATAAATATTTAAACGAGTTTCTTAATATCCCTGAAAAAATATCCGTAACCGAAGCAAGAAAAATTATGGCTAAAGAAGAGGATGTTTTTGAGGCAGGGATGACAGATGAGATTTATGTTCCTGATTTTCGTGGCGAAAATAAAATTACTGCTAAAGAAAGAGGAATACTCATTCATTACATATTTGAAAATATAAATTTAAATCTTCTTAAAAACAGCGATAATAAAATGAAAGTAATTTTAGATTTTATAGAGGATAATGAATATATAAAAGATAAACTTACCCATTCTGACCTTAAAAAAATTCAGGGCTTTTTTGACTCGTATATAGGAATAAAAATG
- a CDS encoding PD-(D/E)XK nuclease family protein: MSLTLILGEKKSGKTSFILEEIKKNKNSIIIVPEQTLFLYEKLILNELGEESFFNVKILSFKKLARKILSDDKNFNRIKLLDNDTKNLIIEKILLQDKDNLSSFKNSLSSPEFAEKLSAQISEFKKYLVECDILEEISKREDINKNLKDKLKDISYIYSKYSEKIKDVYLDLDDLLVSSANKNNEENLYCNYNIYIDSFTGFTGEEIYVIKSLLKTGNNIFVTLPYLKKRKGTNADINHTLILTEGKLEKIAQEEKVELKKIILEFNGIKNKEINFIKDNYDLLDRPLKFKDKNESVNIYKCKNPKYECENLASKIVSDIKQKDAKLNEMAVIVPDIKEYLSLVHESLQKFSIPYYANEKKSVYDMPVAALLGNIFNIILSGNRMDVILGYLKSGYFFKGEETKIFAFEEFIKRTGIRAYHLMSKPFDAIIEEKKAYNFIIDNEEELKEVYEKAIKPVIDLKEKIKGAKNSKEYSYLLYEFFIKIDLDKTLTSYANDYKEQGDIIKGKQLIQVYNYILESMERTTLILSELKVPFNDYKNIIISSLKNKNIGSVPVIFDSVFVTEPMGFFNNGYKYIYILGANDGKIPSLNFGEGLISEEERLLLSDFGIELSMSYELKITENKLKVYDIITSPEISLAIFYSAYSKSATDEIESELVCELLEMFDIKIKNENIVYDTKRNLLKDTLSSFSVDKDMDNMAVSYLCEDEKYLKFIEDTINSLNNPDFGNVKVDKKNISKLVGDTLRVSTTNMEKYNACAYSYFLRYILKAKEKEEFLINSLNLGSVIHLVLEKFSKKLVKDNKQFSDVDDLYIKKTLPEILEKAVSQANNGVFNLDVKGEVFKRKLWATAYKTINLLREHFIRGSFKTVGSEVDFGREDSELSGITFDAGEGRKIVLNGVIDRVDKFEKDSDEYIRIVDYKSSEHTLSFYEVIYGIKMQLAIYLMTVIGKEKIERIKPGGMLYLSLKSPMISISSPEEAEDIEARIRKKLTMKGFYLNTTDNALAMDSEFLENNKSDIVDLEVDNLGIPKDKNSLSIKEFEILMSKVRDNIEDGGKRIFEGKFPIRPIHHDNHTSCDYCPYNGVCMFDSENNNVVNIKKMSRDEIFPK; this comes from the coding sequence ATGTCTTTAACACTTATCTTGGGCGAAAAAAAGTCCGGAAAAACTTCTTTTATATTAGAAGAAATCAAAAAAAATAAGAACAGTATAATAATTGTTCCCGAACAAACTCTTTTTCTTTATGAGAAACTTATATTAAATGAGTTGGGGGAAGAATCTTTTTTTAATGTTAAAATTTTAAGTTTTAAAAAACTTGCGAGAAAAATTTTAAGCGACGATAAGAACTTTAACCGTATAAAACTTCTTGATAATGATACGAAAAATCTTATAATAGAAAAAATTTTATTACAAGATAAGGATAATCTTTCATCCTTTAAAAATTCTTTAAGCAGCCCTGAATTTGCCGAGAAACTAAGTGCACAGATTTCTGAATTTAAAAAATACCTTGTTGAATGCGACATATTAGAAGAAATTTCAAAAAGGGAAGATATAAATAAAAACTTAAAAGATAAGTTAAAAGATATAAGTTACATATACAGTAAATACAGTGAAAAAATCAAGGATGTGTATTTAGACCTTGATGATTTACTTGTGTCTTCGGCAAATAAAAACAATGAAGAAAATCTTTACTGTAATTATAATATTTATATAGACTCTTTCACAGGTTTTACAGGCGAAGAGATTTATGTTATAAAATCGCTTTTAAAAACAGGCAATAATATCTTTGTAACCTTACCGTATCTTAAGAAAAGAAAGGGAACGAACGCTGATATTAACCACACCTTAATTCTTACCGAAGGAAAACTTGAAAAAATTGCTCAGGAAGAAAAAGTTGAACTTAAAAAAATAATTCTTGAATTTAACGGGATAAAAAATAAAGAAATTAACTTTATAAAAGATAATTACGACCTTTTGGACAGGCCCCTTAAATTTAAAGATAAAAATGAAAGCGTAAATATTTATAAATGTAAAAATCCAAAATATGAGTGCGAAAATTTAGCATCTAAAATTGTATCGGATATAAAACAAAAAGATGCTAAACTTAATGAAATGGCAGTTATTGTGCCTGATATTAAGGAATACTTAAGTTTAGTACACGAATCTTTGCAAAAATTTAGTATTCCGTATTATGCAAATGAGAAGAAATCGGTTTATGATATGCCTGTTGCAGCGCTTCTTGGTAATATCTTTAATATAATACTCTCAGGCAACCGTATGGATGTTATATTGGGGTATCTTAAATCGGGCTATTTTTTCAAAGGGGAAGAGACTAAAATATTTGCCTTTGAAGAGTTTATAAAAAGAACAGGTATAAGGGCATATCATCTTATGTCTAAACCTTTTGATGCAATAATAGAAGAAAAAAAGGCATATAACTTTATAATTGACAATGAAGAAGAATTAAAAGAAGTATATGAAAAAGCAATAAAACCGGTTATAGATTTAAAGGAAAAAATAAAGGGTGCAAAAAATTCAAAAGAGTATTCATATCTTTTGTATGAATTCTTTATAAAGATAGATTTAGATAAAACCTTAACATCTTATGCTAACGATTATAAAGAGCAAGGGGATATTATAAAGGGTAAACAACTTATTCAGGTTTATAATTATATTTTAGAAAGTATGGAAAGAACAACTCTTATTCTTTCTGAACTTAAGGTTCCTTTTAACGATTACAAAAATATAATTATTTCATCTTTAAAGAATAAAAATATCGGGTCTGTGCCTGTTATTTTTGACTCAGTTTTTGTAACCGAACCTATGGGCTTTTTTAATAACGGATATAAGTACATATATATTTTAGGAGCAAATGACGGAAAAATTCCTTCCCTTAATTTCGGCGAAGGTCTAATCAGCGAAGAAGAGCGACTTTTACTTTCTGATTTCGGTATTGAACTTTCTATGAGTTATGAACTTAAAATAACCGAAAATAAACTTAAAGTTTATGATATTATAACATCGCCTGAAATAAGCCTTGCTATTTTTTACTCTGCTTATTCCAAAAGTGCAACAGATGAAATAGAGAGCGAACTGGTATGCGAACTTTTGGAAATGTTTGATATTAAGATAAAGAATGAAAATATAGTGTATGACACAAAGAGAAATCTTTTAAAAGATACTTTGTCTTCCTTTAGTGTGGATAAGGATATGGATAATATGGCAGTATCCTATCTTTGTGAGGATGAAAAATACCTTAAGTTTATTGAAGACACTATTAATTCTCTTAACAACCCTGATTTTGGAAATGTTAAAGTGGATAAGAAAAATATATCAAAACTTGTAGGGGATACTTTAAGAGTAAGTACAACTAATATGGAAAAGTACAATGCGTGTGCATACTCTTACTTTTTAAGATATATTTTAAAGGCAAAAGAAAAGGAAGAATTTTTAATAAACAGTTTAAATCTTGGCTCAGTTATCCATCTTGTTTTGGAAAAGTTTTCTAAAAAACTTGTAAAAGATAATAAGCAGTTTTCTGATGTTGACGATTTATATATAAAGAAAACTTTGCCTGAAATTTTAGAAAAAGCGGTATCACAGGCAAATAACGGAGTTTTTAACCTTGATGTAAAAGGAGAAGTGTTTAAAAGAAAATTATGGGCAACTGCTTATAAAACAATAAATCTTTTAAGAGAACATTTTATAAGAGGCAGTTTTAAAACCGTTGGCTCTGAAGTAGATTTCGGCAGGGAAGACAGTGAACTTTCTGGTATAACCTTTGATGCAGGGGAAGGTAGAAAAATAGTTTTAAACGGAGTTATCGACCGTGTAGATAAATTTGAAAAGGACTCAGATGAATATATAAGAATTGTAGACTATAAATCTTCTGAGCATACCCTTAGTTTTTATGAGGTTATATACGGAATAAAAATGCAACTTGCAATTTATCTTATGACCGTAATCGGCAAAGAAAAAATTGAGCGTATAAAACCTGGAGGAATGTTATATCTTTCTTTAAAATCGCCTATGATATCAATTTCTTCTCCCGAAGAAGCAGAAGATATTGAAGCAAGAATAAGAAAGAAACTTACCATGAAAGGTTTTTATCTTAACACAACTGATAACGCTCTTGCTATGGACAGTGAATTTTTAGAAAACAATAAGTCGGATATAGTAGACCTTGAAGTAGACAACTTAGGAATTCCAAAAGATAAAAACTCACTTTCCATAAAAGAATTTGAAATTCTTATGAGTAAAGTAAGAGATAACATTGAAGACGGTGGAAAAAGGATATTTGAAGGGAAATTCCCTATCCGTCCTATACATCATGATAATCACACATCCTGCGATTATTGTCCGTATAACGGTGTGTGTATGTTTGACAGTGAAAATAACAATGTTGTTAATATTAAAAAAATGTCAAGGGATGAAATCTTCCCTAAATAA
- a CDS encoding DnaJ domain-containing protein: MDPYKVLGVSPDDSKETIDQAHKNLCKKYHPDRYIDNPLKDLAEEKLKEINEAYEIIKKNHQSGTKSSGNSTYNNSSNSSFLNVRALINQGKIAEAEAILDGASLKNAEWFFLKGLCALKRGWQDRAYTYIQTAVSMDPTNQEYRSYYNQFVARANAYRTYSNKGGYNSHDTLDCCLNLWCLDSCCECMGGDLISCC, encoded by the coding sequence ATGGATCCGTATAAAGTGCTTGGAGTATCGCCTGATGACAGCAAAGAAACTATTGACCAGGCTCATAAAAATCTTTGCAAAAAATATCATCCGGACAGATATATTGATAATCCTCTTAAAGATTTAGCCGAAGAAAAATTAAAAGAAATAAACGAAGCATATGAAATAATAAAGAAAAACCACCAATCAGGCACAAAATCCAGTGGCAATTCAACCTATAATAACAGTTCAAACAGTAGTTTTTTAAATGTAAGAGCACTTATAAACCAAGGGAAAATTGCAGAAGCCGAAGCAATTTTAGACGGTGCTTCTTTAAAAAATGCAGAATGGTTTTTCCTAAAAGGTCTTTGCGCACTTAAAAGAGGGTGGCAGGACAGGGCATACACTTATATTCAAACTGCAGTGTCAATGGACCCTACAAATCAGGAGTATAGGTCTTATTACAATCAGTTTGTTGCACGAGCGAATGCATACAGAACTTATAGCAACAAAGGCGGATATAACTCGCACGATACGCTTGACTGTTGCCTTAACTTATGGTGTCTTGATTCTTGTTGTGAATGTATGGGAGGGGACTTGATAAGTTGTTGTTAG
- the nagB gene encoding glucosamine-6-phosphate deaminase — MKFIVCKNYDEVSKEAAKIMIDVVKNNPKATLGLATGSSPIGMYNCMAEAYRNGEVSFKDCKSFNLDEYYKISKDNDQSYFYFMNENLFSKIDIDLKNTDIPNGEADDYEKECERYDKKIEENGGIDVQVLGIGNNGHIGFNEPEEWLYSKTHKTGLTQSTIEANKRFFASIDDVPTSALTMGMATILKARKIVMVISGKAKAEVTKILKEGRISTSCPASILHCHNDVTVICDEDAYNG; from the coding sequence ATGAAATTTATTGTTTGTAAAAATTATGACGAAGTATCAAAAGAAGCAGCAAAAATTATGATTGATGTTGTTAAAAACAACCCTAAAGCAACATTAGGTCTTGCAACAGGTTCTTCACCAATCGGTATGTATAACTGTATGGCAGAAGCATACAGAAACGGAGAAGTAAGTTTTAAAGATTGTAAAAGTTTTAACCTTGACGAATATTATAAAATCTCAAAAGATAACGACCAGAGTTATTTCTACTTTATGAATGAAAATCTGTTCTCTAAAATCGACATTGATTTAAAGAACACAGATATTCCAAACGGCGAAGCAGATGATTACGAAAAAGAATGTGAAAGATACGATAAAAAAATCGAAGAAAACGGTGGAATTGATGTTCAGGTTTTAGGAATAGGCAATAACGGTCATATCGGTTTTAACGAACCTGAAGAATGGTTATATTCAAAAACTCATAAAACAGGTTTAACTCAGTCTACAATCGAAGCAAATAAGAGATTTTTTGCATCTATTGACGATGTTCCTACAAGCGCTCTTACAATGGGTATGGCAACTATCTTAAAAGCAAGAAAAATTGTTATGGTTATTTCAGGCAAAGCAAAAGCAGAAGTTACCAAAATATTAAAAGAAGGCAGAATTTCAACTTCCTGCCCTGCAAGTATTCTTCACTGCCACAATGATGTTACAGTTATTTGTGATGAAGACGCGTATAACGGTTAA
- a CDS encoding DNA/RNA non-specific endonuclease, giving the protein MKKWIKYAFIIFVIITISGSFINDSKRDEINLNVPYDNTVSVQNKNNDKVVNTDTLEKPVTQIKEAKETKLSLKDIPKYSGKAYAVVNGNVPFFTQEEHSEKSFEYYSALDSLGRCSFAYAVIGKDLMPTKDRESIGQVKPAGWHTVKYDFVDGKYLYNRCHLIGFQLTGENANERNLITGTRYLNVEGMLPFENMVADYIKETNNHVLYRVTPIYTGTNLIADGILMEALSVEDNGEGISFNVYCYNVQPGVEINYATGKSQPQTIKEDKTSQVVNETSFILNTNTKRIHNSTCSSAKDIKESNKKYYEGSLQELLNSGYNKCKNCF; this is encoded by the coding sequence ATGAAAAAGTGGATTAAATACGCCTTTATTATCTTTGTAATTATAACTATATCAGGAAGTTTCATAAATGATTCTAAAAGGGATGAAATTAACCTTAATGTTCCTTATGATAATACAGTGTCAGTTCAGAACAAAAATAATGACAAAGTTGTTAATACTGATACATTAGAAAAACCTGTTACACAGATAAAAGAGGCTAAAGAAACTAAGTTATCCTTAAAAGATATTCCAAAGTATTCGGGCAAGGCATATGCAGTAGTTAACGGTAATGTTCCGTTTTTTACCCAAGAGGAACATAGTGAAAAATCTTTTGAATATTACAGCGCTCTTGATTCTTTGGGACGATGCTCATTTGCCTACGCAGTAATAGGCAAAGACCTTATGCCGACCAAGGACAGGGAAAGTATAGGTCAGGTAAAACCTGCAGGATGGCATACTGTAAAATATGATTTTGTAGACGGAAAATACCTTTATAACCGTTGTCATCTTATAGGCTTTCAGCTTACAGGGGAAAACGCCAACGAGAGAAATCTTATCACAGGAACCAGATACTTAAATGTTGAAGGTATGCTTCCTTTTGAAAATATGGTTGCCGACTATATAAAAGAAACAAATAACCATGTGTTATACCGTGTTACACCTATCTATACAGGCACTAACCTTATAGCAGACGGAATTTTAATGGAAGCGTTATCGGTAGAAGATAATGGCGAGGGCATATCCTTTAATGTATATTGCTATAATGTTCAACCGGGAGTTGAAATAAATTATGCAACAGGAAAAAGCCAACCTCAGACCATAAAGGAAGATAAAACTTCTCAAGTTGTAAATGAAACATCTTTTATTCTTAATACCAACACAAAACGGATTCATAATTCTACCTGCAGTAGTGCAAAAGATATAAAAGAAAGTAATAAAAAATATTATGAAGGTTCTTTACAGGAGCTTTTAAATTCAGGATATAATAAGTGCAAAAATTGTTTCTAA
- a CDS encoding ribonuclease Z → MIIIACVDDNFGLMFNLRRQSKDREVTKRICEITKGEKLLISEYSKSLFEDCNVCVDNMFLEKADKGDFLFIEDTNNIDFNKVEKIILFFWNRVYPCDLILDIPKCYKEVYSKEFPGFSHDIIREVHYEKVD, encoded by the coding sequence ATGATTATTATTGCCTGTGTAGACGATAATTTCGGGCTTATGTTTAATTTAAGAAGACAAAGCAAGGACAGAGAAGTTACAAAAAGAATCTGTGAAATTACAAAAGGGGAAAAACTGTTAATAAGCGAATATTCCAAAAGTTTATTTGAAGATTGCAATGTGTGTGTTGACAATATGTTTTTAGAAAAAGCAGATAAGGGAGATTTTTTATTTATTGAGGATACAAATAATATCGACTTTAACAAGGTGGAAAAAATTATCCTTTTTTTCTGGAACAGAGTTTACCCTTGCGACCTTATATTAGATATACCAAAATGTTATAAGGAAGTATATTCTAAAGAATTTCCGGGCTTTAGTCATGACATAATAAGAGAGGTTCATTATGAAAAAGTGGATTAA
- a CDS encoding HAD family phosphatase, whose protein sequence is MKAAIFDLDGTLLDSMGYWGNVTDKYLSRQGIEVSKEDKEIIDSLTVVKAGEYIKKRFDLPFEPQTIEEGIIKTIESYYRFSIPLKSYVHLFLYKLKKRGVKMCIASASPRPLIENALMRHNIFNMFDFIITSSEVGSEKRNSADIYEKALEKLGEKKEDTVVFEDAPYAVSTAKGAGFFVVGVYDNFYEEYQDEIKNNCDLYVNHLGECKL, encoded by the coding sequence ATGAAAGCAGCAATTTTTGATTTAGACGGTACACTACTTGATTCTATGGGGTATTGGGGTAATGTTACCGATAAATATTTATCAAGACAGGGGATAGAAGTAAGTAAAGAAGATAAAGAAATTATAGATTCTCTTACAGTAGTTAAAGCAGGAGAATATATTAAAAAACGCTTTGATTTACCTTTTGAACCACAGACAATAGAAGAGGGAATTATAAAAACAATAGAGAGTTATTATAGATTTTCTATTCCACTAAAATCATATGTTCATCTTTTTTTATATAAACTTAAAAAAAGGGGAGTTAAGATGTGTATAGCATCTGCATCTCCAAGACCTCTTATAGAGAATGCGCTGATGCGTCATAACATATTTAATATGTTTGACTTTATTATAACAAGCAGTGAAGTTGGCAGCGAAAAGAGAAACAGTGCAGATATTTACGAAAAAGCACTTGAAAAACTTGGTGAAAAAAAGGAAGACACTGTTGTTTTTGAAGATGCACCGTATGCTGTTAGCACTGCTAAAGGAGCAGGTTTTTTCGTTGTAGGTGTATATGATAATTTTTATGAAGAATATCAGGACGAAATTAAAAATAACTGTGATTTATATGTAAATCATCTGGGCGAATGTAAACTTTAA